gagatgtatttgaaagatggagacagttcagagcccaaaaggacgccgagtAGGCTAATTTAGTAAGCATTAAGCTTCAGGCTAACTTATCACACAggcattttcagtcatttcaacatttgtgtactcacgttgaattatatagagtacccgagttggttactcgcaaaaaacaattgagacacagccagtaaagtgatcccgactggtcctggctaatgctgccatgctaactgctaacgggAGGACCAGACAATTGGGCCGTGGCTGTTTACAACCACCTTGACAGACCTAAACCGCAAGTTTGACTTCCTCATAATGGAAACATTTAACTTTGGCAaataaagctaatgtacttgcacttactacttgtcgtctggagtttgaaccttcagggttgaaagcacttaattgtaagtcgctttggataaaagcgtcagctaaatgacatgtaatgtagtgCAAATCAActgtgtagcctgttcagcgacCGTAGCCGACCGACGGTGAgtaattttaagccaagaaagtgtgtctgtcagtcgggtggagagggcggcaatgttgttgtgtttttagtggTTCTTGCCGTAATTTTTAACCGAGAAAGCGTGTCTGtcagtcggggtggagaggacgAAGAGGTAGTGGTGTTTTAATGGACATATTACAATAGTTTTTTTAGGCGTGAAAGGACCTCTAAACCAACACaatttaaagcccatgttgcagggtttattttcaaatgcaatttgcttgttggtaataaacatttaaactgttacccaacaacatcaaatacaatggatatcacaaaacggaataaaatacgaaaaagtagtactattttacagcggtttgcaatgattctcttttcccccacaatgcattgcactacgtcacgttggggagacgacagacgaaagtCTATgcgaaagccccgtctctgttcactgtctatgtgccactggtgttgcaaaatatggcttttggtctcgaccgagtccatgtgttttgattgtgtataataatattggagggaaagtgaaacacagcttgaacGGGGatactgttcggcttttcacaagtttagacggCTAGCTACGctgacgtttgctaacgttagcgcaacagcgttagcctagactgctagctaggtaaatattacgactgccttcggagtttcctatatctgcgtccacgttgtcaacataagacatgtggcgtcagtgctccttttgtaccataattttattgaatgaaatgttaagcttcgctcctacgagatgggtgggtttttgttagctacatacaaagctaactggctatagttagcctgtatgctagcggaattagctaacgttgcgtaaccagccagcaacttcggcaatcggtagtagtttcggtaagctaaccacgacagtattgtcgcccacaatcaacctctgctgctaaaagcagtcaatctgcaatgatgtttgaaatagagatgcttgtggatgtgttagctgtcgtggttagctcaccggaactactgccgaagctgctggctggctacgcaacgttagctaattccgctagtacaggctaactatagccagttaacttcgtgtgtaacgtagctaacaaaaacccacccatctcgtaggagcgaagcttaacatttttttcaatacaattatggtacaaaaggagcactaacgccacatgtcttatgttgacaacgtggacgcagatataggaaacaaagtcgtaatatttatctagccgtctaggctaacgctgttgcgctaacgttagcaaaacgtcggcgtagctttagctagctgtctaaacttgtgaaaagccgaacagcatccccatccaagtaataaataaacactaggcaaatatgttgttactggagctagtagggcccatcaaaacgtgagatatctaatcgaaaatgtgtttacaacgtcgggggattttacaggtgggactgactggcaagttagcccatagctagcattatgccttctatttctagatctagctagattaccagtacttatctgaactagctaacgacatgatcactgtcactagatataaagaaaacatggactttcactcggtgctattcactgacactaaaaacacctcttccacctcttcctcatcccagtcagtcaccatagttctagtaatAGACTGAGGCatgtctccccaacgtgacgtcatcaccgaattgcttaaaaaacccactaaatgACAAACGgcgaaaactggcctttaacactatttggtgacatttttaacaatgatatacatatgttgagtactttatgtacccattaatcaacagtggtggttaacctgcaacatgggctttaagacCATTTTCTATCTAAATCCAAGACAATTTCTAAACTCCAGTGATTTAGTATTGAGTTTTCATAAAGTTGGACGAAGAAAAAAAACGCAGCAGAGGTCGCGATGTCCTGACTTATGTCCCTAGTATTAACCAAGCTCCAAAGACGCTGGATCCCATAATGCTAGTATCAAGGTAATTTTCTCAGACTTCAGAAAGCCTACAGTTCCATTTAGGGATCTTGTCTACGGACTCTacaataaagacacaaaatacCAGAGCCACAAGAGACAGTTGTAAAGAGAAAAGAATATGGACAGAAAGCCCTGGTATCATGCTTCAGATTTTCAGGTTAAACAAACAATCTTCACACTATCAGTTGTATGTATGTCTCATGAGACAATAAACACAGTTACCTCTTTGTAAAGAACGCTCTCCTGTAGAGTTTCAGTCTCTTTGGCCTGGCCCATTTTCAGGAAGCCGAACCACTACAGCAAAAATCAGGACAAGACGGTTTGTGATGCGGCTTTATTATATTCAATGAAAAAGATATATATTCtatagagtgtgtgtttgttacctCTGTATCAACAGGATCAACTACAGTGTCCTGCAGGAACTTCACCATGACGAACTTCTCCAGCAACTGAAGATTCTTCCTATACGTCTCATTTACAGCCTTCAAAGCAAACAATAATTAGACAATACAAAACATATTGAGAAAGCAGATTAATCAACTGGATTCAAACTATAATACAAATATGTGAATGAGCAGAAACTTTTAGCGTTTGTTCATCTTATAAAGctatatgtatgtctatatatacAAAACTTAAGGCATAGTACACAAAAAACAATTAGAATTTTGACCAATAATTACATTGTTTGGTAACAATACAGTTACAAATTGTGTTAATCAATTAATAAACTCTGCTTAAATTCTTAATAAATGAGTCACTCAAAGTGATTTttcacaacctggcaacccaaaaaTTGTTCTTATTAATGGTTTAGAACTGATCTGTGAAAAACTACTTTTTTAACCATTAAATATCTATCAGCTCTTTCTAAAGGGTGACTTATCATGTGAGATACAGTTAAAAGCCAGTAAGTGGACCTTAACATGCACttattttgtcaaactactTTTTTCAAGAACAGAATTATTATTTTACCACAATAACAAAAGCTTTCACAATGGTCTCCCAATGTCTGAACTAATTACACAGAATTTTGCATCAATGCAAGCTTTGCATTTGCTCTCAAATCCCAGGTCTGGTCTACAGCTGCATACTGACCCTCTCCTGATTGATGTCAGCCAGGAAGAGACTGTGCTTCTTGTACAGGTCGTCATTAAAGGGGTCGTGCCAGTACTGGGCCTGCACCAGGCTGATAACCACAAACACAACGCCCAGTCAGTGCTACGGAACAACAGTCTGTACAGTGGTGACGATAGCCACACAATATCAACAACTTACTGTTTTTGAACCAGGTCGGTGTAAGCTCCGTTGTTCAGAGCTTTGCGTATCATGTCACAGATGTGGGAGCTCTCTCCGGGACACCTGGGCAGCCCGTACACTCCTGAGGATTGAAAAACACACAGTATCTTGTATCTTCAAAACAGTTTGTGATAATGATAATATTCACACAAATtccatctgctgaggaagatcATAAAAAATCAAATTTACCGGTATCTAAAAGAGGAAACACATTTGGTCAGAGCTGCAAACACAAATAGCAGTACAATAAAGTAACTTAAACTATCAACAACAGCATTACTAACAGATGAGAGCATCTGCTGCTGAACATAATACAAATCAGAACTGACTCTAGAGAAACTGTGGGATATTACAGGTATTATAGCAAGAATATGTATGATGATGACATCTGTAGTCAAAATGGCCAAGAGCAAACAGCATACATGTTGTTTTTCAATCCTTCAGTGTAGGTTATTAATACCCAGCACCTGGAAAGAATTTAAATAATGAGCCAGGTGTTATgcaatatttttcttattgacAACAAATCACATGAAAAGACCTGAACCATCTATGCAATCTTTCAATATTTTACGGCaatacttttttctttcctaCTGCGGATGTAAATCTTTAGTGGTCACAAATAtaaagtttaatttaaaaaaaaaaaaaaaaaacaagggcaAAATAATTTTCCTAAACAGCTGTGTATGTTACTCAAACAAGagtaaaaaaactgcatttgtAAGGGACTATTTTCAGATGCTGATTAATAAACATTTGGTGCTCCAGTGAGTTTTAACGGCAGCAGGAAGACGTATGTGGGattaaaaataaactacagcaCCTATGTTCATAGTAATGAAGGTACATGTcatccagtgcaacagtgtggctcaatGATGAGTTTGTAATAGTTTCGGCAAAATAGAGccctatggcacagaggaataagatatAGCAGGCTTGGATGCAAAGAAAATACTTGTTGGTCAATCAAATCATTGTTGCTTTTGGTCTTATTAACGATAAGTAGAATATAGAATAACACCAGACTTATCCTTTAAGGATGTGCATGTGCTTCTTAGAGACTGTCTAATATACTGAAGTATAATAACAATAGTTTGGGGATTTTAGTATCACAAACTGAATCTAGAATTATGCATTTATTAACTCTGAATTATTAGTATAGAAACATATGAAACAGAAAGGGGTTTTAGTGCTGCTTTGCCAAGGGAAGTGAACTGAACTTGTGTTTTGGGTTTTCATAACCATGTTACCTTGGTGCTGGCCCCCGACGGAAATCAGTGTTTTCATTGGTGGAGAGGGACAGCGCTGAGCCACAGCTCTCCTGTGAAAAGAGGAACCAGGAGGAATCAATGCAAGCTTCCTCATCCATGTCAGGAGACAAATATTTTTTAACAAACAACATGCTCAAACAGATGCTGCAACCTGAGAACGAAGCTCAGGAGTTGAAATCACACTATTCTCAAAGATATTTGTATTTTAAGTATTTCATTCACTCCAGGAGAATCGGGCAAGAAGGGAAACTACACAAACAGAATTTGTCCAATTTCTACCACattcacattaaaaaaaaacattcagtgtCCAGAACAATAGTTACATACAGAAACTGTCCCCCCTGGGAGAAGCCCATAGCAT
The Sander lucioperca isolate FBNREF2018 chromosome 14, SLUC_FBN_1.2, whole genome shotgun sequence genome window above contains:
- the ppt1 gene encoding palmitoyl-protein thioesterase 1, with translation MTAVLLCFLLAGPVLLVAGSPVYDANNETVPLVLWHGMGDSCCNPLSMGAIKKMIEEEISGIYVLSLMIGKNVIQDTENGFFMDVNEQVSMVCSQLAQDPKLKGGYNAMGFSQGGQFLRAVAQRCPSPPMKTLISVGGQHQGVYGLPRCPGESSHICDMIRKALNNGAYTDLVQKHLVQAQYWHDPFNDDLYKKHSLFLADINQERAVNETYRKNLQLLEKFVMVKFLQDTVVDPVDTEWFGFLKMGQAKETETLQESVLYKEDRLGLAAMDKAGKLAFLATKGDHLQFTREWFNANLLPYLH